In Pseudobacter ginsenosidimutans, the following are encoded in one genomic region:
- a CDS encoding alpha/beta hydrolase translates to MKYSLLLFCMLLAVAGFTQSPKPIAIGHSIELDSKELKEKRTINIYLPEGYNAEDSALYPVIYIIDGGMEEDFFHITGIVRFNTQPWINRFPRSIVVGIENTNRRRDCTFPVANLDFVEKMGFKKEQFTSYGGSGAYIAFLQKELQPYIGSHYKTSGSNTLIGESLAGLLAAEILLKHRSLFNTYIIMSPSLWWGDGSLLAQAPSLLKKENNGKLNVYVGACSKEEDKRMYDDAIALANILQKEGGAGMKVFYDYLPNEIHSTMMHQAVYNAFKLIYPGTEYQK, encoded by the coding sequence ATGAAATATTCCCTGTTGTTGTTTTGTATGCTTCTTGCAGTTGCTGGCTTTACGCAATCGCCGAAACCCATTGCCATCGGGCACTCTATCGAATTGGATTCGAAAGAGCTGAAAGAGAAAAGAACGATCAATATTTATCTTCCGGAGGGTTATAACGCTGAGGATTCAGCGCTTTATCCCGTGATCTATATCATCGATGGAGGGATGGAAGAAGATTTCTTTCATATTACCGGTATCGTTCGTTTCAATACACAGCCCTGGATCAATCGCTTTCCACGCTCGATTGTAGTGGGGATCGAGAATACCAATCGGAGAAGGGATTGTACTTTTCCGGTGGCCAATCTGGATTTTGTAGAGAAGATGGGTTTCAAAAAAGAGCAGTTCACTTCTTATGGCGGCTCTGGAGCCTATATCGCTTTCCTGCAAAAGGAATTACAACCGTATATCGGCAGTCATTACAAGACCAGTGGCAGCAATACTTTGATCGGCGAATCTCTGGCAGGTCTGCTGGCTGCCGAGATCCTGCTGAAACACCGTTCACTCTTCAATACCTACATCATCATGAGCCCAAGTCTGTGGTGGGGCGACGGCTCGTTGCTGGCGCAGGCTCCATCGCTTTTGAAAAAAGAGAACAATGGAAAACTGAACGTGTATGTAGGCGCCTGCAGCAAGGAGGAAGATAAACGGATGTACGATGATGCCATTGCGCTCGCCAATATCCTTCAGAAGGAGGGAGGCGCAGGGATGAAAGTATTCTACGATTATCTTCCCAATGAAATACACAGCACCATGATGCACCAGGCTGTTTACAATGCCTTCAAACTGATCTACCCGGGTACCGAATACCAGAAATAA
- the holA gene encoding DNA polymerase III subunit delta, giving the protein MSAEKIIGDWKKKKFKPVYWLEGEEDYFIDQVIQYAEHEILTEAESGFNLMVFYGKDASWIDIVNACKRYPMFSERQVVILKEAQQMRDIDKLESYIEHPLSSTIFVVSYKEKKVDGRSKLAKTLKEKGEMLTTKKMYDNQLPDWTNELIQSKGRSISQKALMLLVDHIGNDLSRINNEIDKVLVNLGERTNITEDDIEKYVGVSKEYNPFELQSAMAAKDLAKAMKIIQYFEANPKAAPIQLILPTLYNLFSKTYMIFGQQAKDDRTVATNIGVNPFFVKDYMATARNYGYPGVESALLLLHQYNLKSVGVNDSGTSDGSLLKEMVAKMMV; this is encoded by the coding sequence ATGTCTGCGGAGAAAATAATTGGAGACTGGAAAAAGAAGAAATTCAAACCTGTTTACTGGCTGGAGGGGGAGGAAGACTATTTCATTGATCAGGTAATACAATATGCCGAACATGAGATCCTTACCGAAGCTGAATCAGGTTTCAATCTCATGGTATTTTATGGAAAAGACGCCAGCTGGATAGACATTGTGAATGCCTGTAAAAGGTATCCCATGTTCTCGGAAAGGCAGGTAGTGATCCTGAAAGAGGCACAACAAATGCGCGATATAGATAAACTCGAATCTTATATCGAACACCCGCTTTCGTCAACCATCTTTGTTGTTTCCTATAAAGAAAAGAAAGTGGACGGAAGAAGTAAGCTTGCCAAAACCCTCAAGGAAAAAGGTGAGATGCTCACCACGAAAAAAATGTACGATAACCAGTTGCCCGACTGGACTAACGAGCTCATACAATCGAAGGGACGTTCCATTTCACAAAAAGCGCTGATGCTGCTGGTAGATCATATCGGTAATGATCTCAGCCGTATCAACAATGAAATTGATAAAGTACTGGTGAACCTCGGCGAACGCACCAATATCACTGAAGATGATATCGAGAAATATGTTGGTGTGAGCAAGGAGTACAATCCTTTCGAATTACAAAGCGCCATGGCGGCAAAAGACCTGGCAAAAGCGATGAAGATCATCCAGTATTTTGAAGCAAATCCCAAAGCAGCTCCCATTCAGCTGATACTCCCAACCCTGTACAATCTTTTCAGCAAGACCTATATGATCTTTGGCCAGCAGGCCAAGGACGACAGAACCGTTGCTACCAATATTGGAGTGAATCCATTTTTCGTGAAAGATTATATGGCCACTGCACGCAACTACGGCTATCCGGGAGTTGAATCTGCATTGCTTTTGTTGCACCAGTACAATCTGAAGAGTGTAGGGGTGAACGATAGCGGCACATCAGACGGATCGCTGCTGAAAGAAATGGTGGCTAAGATGATGGTGTAA
- a CDS encoding FecR family protein yields the protein MNLHERLQYLYDRYETGACTHRERLELMELAAMPEHEAFFKERIDAAMINVAYDEATILSLLPNKRAEEIFEEILRQPVLVRRKALTLRYWAAAAAILLVLAAGAYLWFSSTASKMGPQSSLAMEIMPGKDGAILTLADGKQIVLDSIASGIIGSQNGAQLTLTNGQLAYGSSGQINHTMEYNTISTPKGRQFRLLLSDGTMVWLNAASSLKYPTIFTGKERQVTVSGEVYFEVAKNTKMPFRVSVNEKATIDVLGTSFNVEAYSNEGAINTTLLEGSIRAAVVPAGVGGNAANKVLKPGQQAQISNTPTDPGAVPGITVIDNIDIEKVMAWKNGFFNFEGASLAEVMKQLERWYDIEVIYEKGIPDKKLMGKMTRDITLNGLLAGLEELGIHGRLEGRKLTILP from the coding sequence ATGAACTTACATGAAAGACTGCAATACCTGTATGATCGTTATGAAACTGGTGCCTGCACCCATCGTGAAAGACTGGAATTGATGGAACTGGCGGCTATGCCGGAACATGAAGCATTCTTCAAGGAACGGATAGATGCTGCAATGATCAATGTAGCTTATGATGAAGCAACGATATTGTCGCTATTACCCAACAAAAGGGCGGAGGAGATTTTTGAAGAGATCCTGAGGCAGCCTGTATTGGTACGTCGCAAAGCTCTCACACTCCGTTATTGGGCAGCCGCTGCGGCCATTCTCCTCGTCCTTGCGGCAGGTGCTTATCTCTGGTTCTCATCAACTGCATCGAAAATGGGACCGCAATCTTCACTTGCTATGGAGATCATGCCGGGTAAGGACGGTGCTATCCTTACGCTCGCCGATGGCAAACAGATTGTTCTGGATAGCATTGCCAGTGGTATCATTGGCAGCCAGAATGGTGCTCAGTTGACGCTGACTAACGGGCAACTGGCTTACGGCTCTTCAGGTCAGATCAATCATACAATGGAATACAATACTATCAGCACTCCGAAAGGACGGCAATTCAGATTATTGCTTTCTGATGGGACAATGGTATGGCTGAATGCAGCCAGTTCGCTTAAATATCCAACCATATTTACCGGAAAGGAACGACAGGTAACGGTGAGCGGGGAAGTCTATTTTGAAGTGGCAAAGAATACGAAAATGCCATTCCGTGTATCAGTAAACGAAAAAGCAACAATCGATGTATTGGGAACCAGCTTTAACGTTGAAGCTTACTCTAATGAAGGAGCTATTAACACTACTTTGCTTGAAGGAAGCATACGTGCTGCTGTAGTGCCCGCAGGTGTTGGGGGGAATGCTGCAAATAAGGTTCTCAAACCAGGTCAGCAGGCGCAGATATCAAATACGCCAACCGATCCTGGAGCGGTTCCCGGCATTACTGTTATCGACAATATCGATATCGAAAAAGTAATGGCATGGAAAAATGGGTTCTTCAATTTCGAAGGCGCTTCACTCGCCGAAGTGATGAAACAACTCGAACGCTGGTATGATATTGAAGTAATATATGAAAAAGGAATCCCGGATAAAAAGCTGATGGGGAAAATGACCAGGGATATTACATTGAATGGATTGCTGGCAGGTCTGGAAGAATTGGGGATTCATGGCAGGCTGGAAGGCAGGAAGCTGACCATATTGCCATAG
- a CDS encoding DUF4249 domain-containing protein has product MSSICAYAMRLAAVISLYIFLVSCEKNIDFIPRDSTPAVVIDAAIESGRPPEVRLSRSMNYFSRLTPELLASTFIHGAKVVMSNGEKTHVLREYKRELITGYSIYYYSIDSASLHTAFRGESGKGYSLTVTVDGKEYSGTTTIPKLNKKVDSLWWKPAPGNNDPEKVAVMARLTDPPGYGNYIRYYVQVDNGPFYPPLTSVFDDQIVDGKTYDVQLESGVNRADDIDLEEYGFFFHGETITVKLCNIDKATFDFWRTMEFNYSSIGNPFSSPTKVLGNIKGGALGYFGGYAVQYSTIVIP; this is encoded by the coding sequence TTGAGCTCCATTTGCGCGTATGCCATGCGTTTAGCGGCCGTCATATCGTTGTACATTTTTCTTGTTTCCTGCGAAAAGAATATCGATTTCATTCCGCGCGATTCAACGCCTGCCGTTGTGATAGATGCAGCTATCGAGAGTGGCCGGCCACCTGAAGTAAGGCTCTCCCGCAGTATGAACTATTTCTCCAGGCTCACGCCTGAACTGCTGGCCAGTACCTTCATACACGGCGCGAAAGTGGTGATGAGCAATGGTGAGAAAACGCATGTGTTGCGTGAATATAAACGCGAGCTGATCACCGGTTACAGTATCTACTATTATTCCATCGATTCAGCCAGTCTGCATACCGCTTTCCGCGGCGAATCCGGAAAAGGGTACAGTCTAACGGTTACGGTAGATGGAAAAGAGTACAGCGGCACAACCACTATCCCCAAACTGAATAAGAAAGTGGACTCGCTCTGGTGGAAACCAGCGCCGGGCAATAACGATCCGGAAAAAGTGGCCGTGATGGCCCGCCTCACCGATCCACCAGGTTACGGAAATTATATCCGGTACTATGTGCAGGTGGATAACGGTCCCTTCTACCCGCCATTGACCTCGGTCTTTGACGATCAGATCGTGGATGGCAAAACCTACGATGTGCAGCTGGAAAGCGGCGTAAACCGCGCAGATGACATAGACCTGGAGGAATATGGCTTCTTCTTCCATGGCGAAACAATTACAGTCAAACTTTGTAATATAGATAAGGCCACTTTTGATTTCTGGCGAACGATGGAATTCAATTACTCGAGCATTGGTAATCCATTCTCTTCACCTACCAAAGTACTGGGAAACATCAAAGGCGGAGCCCTGGGGTATTTCGGGGGCTATGCGGTGCAATACAGCACCATCGTGATTCCATGA
- a CDS encoding sigma-70 family RNA polymerase sigma factor, with amino-acid sequence MRQLKIATQITNRDSQAVEKYLQEISKIPMITPEEETVLAQRIKMGDQKALDKLVQANLRFVVSVAKQYQHQGLSLSDLINEGNLGLIKAAQRFDETKGFKFISYAVWWIRQSILQALAEQGRLVRLPQNKIGTYNKANKAYMAFEQEHEREPSTEELAELLEMSETEINNIFQSNTRHTSLDAPVHEAEDVAMGDLLEGGDDTDDDVMKDSLRNEIRRVLKSLSPREAEIVNAYFGLDGENGVTIEQIGQKYDLTKERIRQIKERAIKRLQKARYSNALKAYLG; translated from the coding sequence ATGAGACAGCTCAAAATTGCTACCCAGATAACAAATCGCGATTCGCAGGCAGTAGAAAAGTATCTTCAGGAAATCTCCAAGATCCCTATGATCACTCCTGAAGAGGAAACTGTGCTTGCACAGCGTATTAAAATGGGTGACCAAAAAGCGCTCGACAAATTGGTGCAGGCCAACTTGCGTTTCGTGGTATCTGTTGCTAAGCAGTACCAGCACCAGGGCCTTTCACTTAGCGATCTGATCAACGAGGGCAACCTCGGTTTGATAAAAGCCGCCCAGCGTTTCGATGAAACCAAGGGTTTTAAATTCATTTCATACGCCGTATGGTGGATTCGCCAGTCTATCTTACAAGCGTTGGCAGAGCAGGGCAGATTGGTCCGCTTGCCTCAAAACAAAATTGGCACTTACAACAAGGCTAACAAAGCGTACATGGCATTCGAGCAGGAACACGAGCGCGAACCAAGTACTGAAGAGTTGGCTGAACTGCTCGAAATGAGCGAAACTGAGATCAACAACATTTTCCAAAGCAATACCCGTCACACTTCACTGGATGCACCTGTGCACGAAGCTGAAGATGTAGCCATGGGCGACCTCCTGGAAGGTGGTGATGATACAGATGACGATGTAATGAAAGATTCTCTCCGCAACGAGATCCGCCGCGTGCTCAAATCCCTGAGCCCACGCGAAGCTGAGATCGTGAACGCTTACTTCGGCCTCGACGGCGAAAACGGCGTTACCATCGAACAGATCGGACAGAAATATGATCTTACCAAAGAACGTATCCGTCAGATCAAAGAGAGAGCGATCAAGCGTTTACAAAAAGCGCGTTATTCCAACGCTCTGAAAGCATATTTAGGTTAG
- a CDS encoding dihydroneopterin aldolase, whose translation MVSIELHNLRLHAYHGLYPGEEKTGSAYEVNLKVSYDEGAVQFDDIRNTINYVDVFEIVKSRMAVPTPLLEKVAEGILRRIKHQYPFATEAIISIYKLEPPIENIQGKIGITMRKEWER comes from the coding sequence ATGGTATCTATAGAACTGCACAACCTCAGACTGCATGCGTATCATGGGCTCTATCCCGGAGAAGAGAAAACCGGCAGCGCATACGAAGTGAACCTCAAAGTAAGTTATGATGAAGGCGCCGTTCAGTTCGATGATATCAGGAACACCATCAACTACGTGGATGTATTCGAGATAGTAAAGAGCAGGATGGCAGTTCCCACGCCACTGCTGGAAAAAGTTGCCGAAGGCATTCTCAGAAGGATCAAACACCAGTACCCGTTTGCAACGGAAGCGATCATTTCTATTTATAAGCTGGAGCCTCCGATAGAGAATATCCAGGGGAAGATCGGGATCACGATGAGGAAGGAGTGGGAGAGGTAA
- a CDS encoding AIR synthase related protein, protein MSLYSKRGVSAQKEEVHKATEKLDKGLYPFAFCKIYPDFLTGDSQWVNLMHADGAGTKSILAYLYWKETGDLSVWKGIAQDAIVMNLDDLLCVGIHDNLLFSSTIDRNKKLVPGEILETVINGSQEIFDELKKFGVNIQYLGGETADVGDVVRTIAVNGTMAARWPKDKLVTNEKIQAGDVIVGFASYGQTRYEDAYNSGIGSNGLTSARHDMLNKFYAKQYPESFEPGLSDEVVYIGPYKMTDPVPGNQPGLPADLNIGKLLLSPTRTYAPLLKALIGEHFDAIHGLIHCSGGGQTKCMKYLPGDFRIIKDNLFEAPVIFQLIQKASGSDLREMYQVFNMGHRLEVFTTPEKAEAMIEVGRQLGIEGKIVGRVEKAPAKELILDVNGEKIYFK, encoded by the coding sequence ATGAGTTTATATTCAAAACGTGGTGTTTCCGCTCAAAAGGAAGAAGTACATAAGGCAACGGAAAAATTAGACAAAGGACTGTATCCATTCGCTTTTTGCAAGATCTACCCTGATTTTCTCACCGGCGACAGCCAGTGGGTGAACCTCATGCACGCCGACGGGGCCGGAACAAAGAGTATCCTGGCCTATCTCTACTGGAAAGAGACCGGCGACCTCTCCGTCTGGAAAGGCATTGCACAGGACGCCATCGTAATGAACCTGGACGACCTCCTCTGTGTGGGCATCCATGATAATCTCCTCTTTTCTTCCACTATCGACCGTAACAAGAAACTGGTGCCCGGCGAGATCCTGGAAACCGTGATCAACGGCTCGCAGGAGATCTTCGATGAGCTGAAAAAGTTCGGCGTGAATATCCAGTACCTGGGAGGTGAGACCGCAGACGTAGGCGATGTGGTGCGCACCATTGCTGTGAACGGCACGATGGCTGCCCGCTGGCCCAAAGACAAACTGGTGACCAACGAAAAAATCCAGGCTGGCGACGTTATCGTAGGTTTTGCCAGTTACGGCCAGACCAGGTATGAAGACGCCTATAATAGTGGTATCGGGAGCAACGGCCTTACCAGCGCCCGCCACGATATGCTGAACAAGTTCTACGCAAAACAATACCCTGAATCATTCGAGCCCGGCCTCAGCGATGAGGTGGTGTACATCGGTCCATATAAAATGACCGATCCTGTGCCTGGTAATCAGCCCGGACTGCCTGCAGACCTGAATATCGGCAAACTGCTGCTCAGTCCTACGCGTACCTATGCACCTTTGCTGAAAGCGCTGATCGGGGAGCATTTCGATGCTATCCACGGCCTGATCCACTGCAGTGGCGGCGGTCAGACCAAGTGCATGAAATACCTGCCCGGGGATTTCCGCATTATCAAGGACAATCTCTTTGAGGCTCCGGTGATCTTCCAGCTGATCCAGAAAGCATCCGGGAGCGATCTCCGCGAAATGTACCAGGTTTTCAACATGGGCCACCGCCTGGAGGTATTTACCACCCCGGAAAAGGCAGAAGCTATGATAGAGGTCGGCAGACAACTCGGAATCGAAGGAAAAATTGTGGGAAGGGTGGAAAAAGCACCTGCGAAAGAGCTGATTCTCGATGTGAACGGGGAGAAAATCTATTTCAAATAG
- a CDS encoding RNA polymerase sigma factor produces the protein MRKIRKNRQLPEDPSYHEIELLQKIAEGNREAFHALYHHYRNKIYYIASRMLQSDAAAEDVLQEIFIKIWVNREKLRNMDYFSTYLNTIVRNHLYNQFRKKANEETYLLRLLPDPAEPSQPFDETAIKELKQLLANAVAALPPRQQKVFQLSREQGLTHAAIAAKLGISPETVKKHIMEALRFIKSYLIAHGAALTVWLLLS, from the coding sequence TTGCGAAAAATCCGTAAGAACCGACAATTGCCAGAGGACCCGTCATATCATGAAATAGAGCTGCTGCAAAAGATCGCGGAAGGAAACAGGGAAGCATTTCATGCGCTTTACCACCATTACCGCAATAAGATCTACTATATAGCTTCCAGGATGCTTCAATCCGATGCAGCTGCGGAAGATGTTTTACAGGAGATCTTTATCAAGATTTGGGTGAACCGGGAAAAACTCCGGAATATGGATTATTTCAGCACCTACTTGAATACGATTGTCCGCAATCATCTGTATAATCAATTTCGCAAAAAAGCAAACGAGGAAACTTATCTGCTCCGTCTACTGCCTGATCCTGCTGAACCTTCTCAGCCTTTCGATGAAACTGCTATCAAAGAATTGAAACAACTGCTTGCCAATGCTGTTGCAGCCCTGCCTCCCCGGCAACAGAAAGTTTTTCAGCTTAGCCGTGAACAGGGTCTCACACATGCTGCCATTGCTGCAAAACTTGGAATTTCTCCTGAAACAGTGAAGAAGCATATCATGGAAGCATTGCGTTTTATCAAATCATATCTTATTGCGCATGGAGCTGCGCTCACTGTCTGGCTGCTGCTTTCATAA
- the trxB gene encoding thioredoxin-disulfide reductase — protein sequence MESEKVHCLIIGSGPAGYTAAIYAARANMKPVLYQGIQPGGQLTITTEVENYPGYPEGIQGPEMMVDFEKQATRMGADIRYGLATKVDFSQQPFKVWIDEEKLVEADAVIIATGASAKWLGLPSEERLNGFGVSACAVCDGFFFRGKDVAIVGAGDTAAEEALYLSKLTNKVSMLVRKDQMRASKVMQDRVLATPNIQVYWETETDEIIGENKVESVRVKNVKTGATETIPVQGFFVAIGHTPNSDIFKDYLEMDEAGYIKTIPGTSKTNVEGVFAAGDVQDKIYRQAVTAAGSGCMAALDAERYLSAKGLV from the coding sequence ATGGAAAGTGAAAAAGTACATTGTCTGATCATAGGTTCCGGTCCGGCAGGCTATACAGCAGCTATCTATGCAGCAAGAGCAAATATGAAACCCGTTCTGTACCAGGGCATCCAGCCCGGCGGGCAACTGACCATTACAACTGAAGTAGAGAACTATCCAGGCTATCCCGAAGGGATCCAGGGCCCGGAAATGATGGTGGATTTTGAAAAACAGGCTACCCGAATGGGCGCCGATATCAGATATGGTCTGGCTACCAAAGTGGATTTCTCCCAGCAACCCTTCAAGGTTTGGATCGATGAAGAGAAACTCGTGGAGGCTGATGCAGTGATCATCGCAACAGGCGCATCCGCCAAATGGCTCGGACTACCCAGCGAAGAGCGCCTCAACGGCTTCGGCGTAAGCGCCTGCGCTGTGTGCGACGGCTTCTTCTTCCGCGGAAAAGATGTGGCCATCGTTGGCGCAGGAGACACTGCCGCCGAAGAAGCCCTCTATCTTTCCAAACTCACCAACAAAGTGAGCATGCTGGTGCGTAAAGACCAGATGCGCGCTTCCAAAGTGATGCAGGACAGAGTGCTGGCCACTCCCAACATCCAGGTATACTGGGAAACAGAAACCGATGAGATCATCGGAGAGAATAAAGTGGAAAGCGTTCGCGTAAAGAACGTGAAAACCGGCGCTACAGAAACCATCCCCGTTCAGGGATTCTTTGTGGCCATCGGTCATACACCCAACTCAGACATCTTCAAGGATTATCTCGAAATGGATGAAGCGGGATATATCAAAACCATTCCAGGTACTTCCAAAACGAATGTTGAAGGAGTGTTTGCTGCCGGAGACGTGCAGGACAAGATCTATCGCCAGGCTGTAACAGCCGCCGGTAGCGGTTGTATGGCTGCACTGGATGCCGAGCGTTACCTCTCCGCAAAAGGACTGGTATAG
- a CDS encoding bifunctional riboflavin kinase/FAD synthetase, with protein sequence MKVYHSTEQMPVFRNAVVTIGTFDGVHIGHQQILTQLKQEAERIQGETVIITFHPHPRKVVAAGQAPVYLINTIEEKIELLERNGIDNLVIVPFTESFSQQTPEEYCEHFLIEKFHPHTVIIGYDHRFGKGRKGDYKLLEDYSARLGFELKEIPAHVINESTVSSTRIREAVLGGDIGLARSLLGYDFFFEGKVVEGNKLGRTLGYPTANLQLTTEEKLVPGNGVYAVTVVLPSGETKQGMMNIGVRPTVDGTKRMIEVNIFDFNQDIYGSVLRVYVQKYLRGEQKFNGLDALKQQLAIDKENVLRFFTPSS encoded by the coding sequence ATGAAAGTTTACCATTCCACAGAACAGATGCCGGTATTCCGGAATGCAGTAGTCACCATCGGAACCTTTGACGGGGTGCATATCGGACACCAGCAGATCCTGACCCAGTTGAAACAGGAAGCGGAACGCATCCAGGGTGAGACCGTGATCATCACTTTCCACCCCCACCCCCGCAAGGTGGTTGCTGCCGGCCAGGCGCCTGTATATCTCATCAATACTATCGAAGAAAAAATAGAATTGCTGGAAAGGAATGGTATCGATAACCTGGTGATCGTTCCCTTCACGGAAAGTTTTTCCCAACAAACGCCTGAGGAATATTGCGAACATTTTCTCATCGAGAAATTCCATCCACATACTGTGATCATCGGCTATGATCATCGCTTTGGCAAAGGCCGTAAGGGCGATTACAAACTCCTGGAAGATTACAGCGCCCGCCTGGGCTTTGAACTGAAAGAGATCCCTGCGCATGTGATCAATGAAAGCACCGTGAGCTCCACGCGCATCCGCGAAGCCGTACTCGGCGGCGATATCGGACTGGCGAGATCACTTCTCGGTTATGATTTCTTCTTCGAAGGAAAAGTGGTGGAAGGAAATAAACTGGGACGAACCCTTGGCTATCCCACCGCCAACCTGCAACTCACAACAGAAGAAAAACTGGTGCCGGGCAACGGCGTATATGCCGTAACGGTAGTACTGCCATCAGGAGAAACAAAACAGGGCATGATGAATATCGGTGTCAGGCCAACTGTTGATGGCACAAAGCGGATGATCGAAGTGAATATCTTTGATTTCAACCAGGACATCTATGGTTCTGTGCTGCGTGTGTACGTACAGAAATATCTACGGGGAGAACAGAAGTTCAATGGCCTCGATGCATTGAAACAACAATTGGCCATCGACAAGGAAAATGTGCTCCGGTTCTTTACACCATCATCTTAG